The Pantoea sp. At-9b genome includes a window with the following:
- a CDS encoding ABC transporter permease subunit, whose amino-acid sequence MSITSIPVHFSDSRRRAVDRWVKRIVTACGVGILLLMLLLFFWLIWVVLPLFSTPGIQTGASQQLWDKAPVLALGSDGQLGWRISRNEARFIPLDGQPAGPALALQGKPDAVVPSADQHSLLLNMQGDLLLMQPVNGEWRLPLGDRPLHLPQGAVSQMALATLAENQWRIAAQTAAGIILLTLDKSNSVGQITLPQQQADQLLLSPDGSLLYTSEGRLLRVWQITADGAQLRETQTLTEKPQSLHLLAGGRTLLIQDTRGVNQWFAIAGPQGPRLHEIQTFNSSAGASLIVTEPQRRVFATLNTAGEVSLFASKQQGPIVTRKLAPGIQAAAFSPRGDTLLVERAGQWQRLHLDDPWPDFSWRNLWQKIWYENYPQPGWVWQSTAAGDSYQAKFSLMPLVIGTLKAASLALLFATPLALAAAMYTAWFMTPGLRRWVKPGIEMMGALPSVVIGLIAGVWLAPHISNALIGVLLLPLVLAVTLLLCGLFSPGLPARWRQPGYEVLLLLPILLVVTLLTLWLPTHFWPNIGERLAHYEQRNLLVAALAMGFALVPLIFTLSEDALFSVPVSLGQGSLALGATPWQTLTRVVLPGASAGIFAALMIGFGRALGETMIVLMATGNTPVSEGGLFAGLRALSANIAIEMPEAAAGSAHYRILFLSALILLIFTLIINTVAEVIRQRLRQRYSQHEGQG is encoded by the coding sequence ATGAGCATAACAAGCATTCCCGTCCATTTTAGCGATAGCCGCCGCCGTGCCGTTGACCGGTGGGTGAAGCGTATTGTCACCGCCTGTGGCGTGGGGATTCTGCTACTGATGTTACTGCTGTTCTTCTGGTTAATCTGGGTGGTACTACCTCTTTTTAGCACGCCAGGGATACAAACGGGGGCCAGCCAACAGCTGTGGGACAAAGCCCCGGTGCTGGCATTGGGCAGCGATGGGCAGCTCGGTTGGCGTATCAGCCGTAACGAAGCGCGTTTTATTCCGCTGGATGGACAACCTGCCGGGCCAGCACTGGCGTTGCAGGGGAAACCGGATGCGGTGGTGCCAAGCGCCGACCAGCACAGCCTGTTGCTGAATATGCAGGGTGATCTGTTGCTGATGCAGCCGGTGAACGGCGAATGGCGCTTGCCACTCGGCGACCGTCCATTGCATCTCCCCCAGGGAGCCGTGTCGCAGATGGCGCTGGCGACGCTGGCAGAAAACCAATGGCGAATTGCCGCGCAAACCGCTGCCGGGATCATCCTGCTCACGCTGGATAAATCAAACAGCGTGGGGCAGATTACCCTGCCGCAGCAGCAGGCAGATCAGTTACTTCTCTCGCCCGACGGCAGCCTGCTGTATACCAGCGAAGGCCGCTTGCTGCGCGTCTGGCAAATCACGGCTGACGGTGCGCAACTGCGCGAAACACAAACCCTGACGGAGAAACCGCAAAGCCTGCATCTGCTGGCTGGTGGCCGTACCTTATTGATTCAGGATACGCGCGGCGTCAACCAGTGGTTCGCCATTGCCGGGCCGCAGGGGCCGCGGTTACACGAAATACAGACCTTTAACAGCAGCGCGGGTGCCAGCCTGATTGTCACCGAGCCACAGCGCCGCGTATTTGCCACCCTGAATACCGCTGGCGAGGTCAGCCTGTTCGCCAGCAAACAGCAGGGACCGATTGTCACGCGCAAGCTGGCACCGGGCATTCAGGCGGCCGCTTTCTCCCCACGCGGCGATACGCTGCTGGTGGAGCGGGCGGGACAATGGCAACGCTTGCATCTTGACGATCCCTGGCCGGATTTCAGTTGGCGCAACCTGTGGCAAAAAATTTGGTACGAAAACTATCCGCAACCCGGCTGGGTGTGGCAATCCACGGCTGCCGGGGATAGTTATCAGGCGAAGTTTAGCCTGATGCCGCTGGTGATCGGCACATTGAAAGCGGCCAGTCTGGCGCTGCTGTTTGCCACACCGCTGGCACTGGCGGCGGCCATGTATACCGCGTGGTTTATGACGCCGGGTCTGCGCCGCTGGGTCAAACCGGGCATTGAGATGATGGGGGCGCTACCGAGTGTGGTCATCGGTTTGATTGCCGGGGTATGGCTGGCACCCCACATCAGCAATGCGTTGATTGGCGTGCTGTTGCTGCCACTGGTGCTGGCAGTAACCTTACTGTTGTGCGGCCTGTTCAGCCCGGGTTTGCCCGCACGCTGGCGTCAACCGGGTTATGAAGTTTTGCTATTGCTGCCGATATTACTGGTCGTCACCTTGTTGACGTTATGGCTGCCAACCCACTTCTGGCCGAATATCGGTGAACGTCTCGCCCATTATGAACAACGCAACCTGCTGGTGGCCGCGCTGGCGATGGGGTTTGCGCTGGTGCCGTTGATTTTTACCTTATCGGAGGACGCCCTGTTCAGCGTACCGGTTTCGCTGGGGCAAGGTTCGCTGGCATTGGGCGCGACGCCGTGGCAAACCCTGACACGCGTCGTGTTGCCGGGGGCATCAGCAGGTATTTTCGCCGCATTGATGATCGGTTTTGGCCGCGCGCTGGGCGAAACCATGATTGTCCTGATGGCGACGGGTAACACGCCGGTCAGCGAAGGTGGGTTATTTGCCGGGCTGCGCGCGCTGTCCGCCAATATCGCCATTGAGATGCCAGAGGCGGCAGCAGGCAGCGCCCATTATCGCATTCTGTTCCTGAGCGCGCTGATCCTGCTGATTTTCACCTTGATTATCAATACGGTGGCGGAGGTGATTCGTCAACGTCTGCGCCAGCGCTACAGCCAGCATGAGGGGCAGGGATGA